Genomic DNA from Gilliamella sp. ESL0441:
CATGCTCTTCTGAATAATCATCCAGGTAAATTTCAATATTATTAAATAATTGTTCGGTTAATGTTCGAAATTGTGTAATGTTCATTTAGCTTTAATCATTTCAAGATAGGGAATGTCACGATATTAGCATAAAGCCCCGATGTCTGCTACTTAATGAAGTATTGCAGCAGACAACATTGGCTGTTATTCATTTATAAGCGGTAAGGAACAAGCAATAATTAGAAAAACACGTTGATTTGTTCCCAGCGTCGTTGATTGCCAGCGGTTAATAGCTTGATGACTATAAATCAACTTTCCGTCTCCAAAATAGTTTGCATAATATTGTGACTTACCATTAGCAATTTCCATGTTATCGCAATTAGCATATTGTTCAATTACTTCAGAATGATACGGGATATGTGAGTCATCATTTGTTGCATGATTTAATGCAGGAATATAATTAATTACTTTATCAAACACACGAATATTTTTGTTATAAGGATGCAATTTAACAGAACTTTTATTAATAAAAGCGTAGCCGATTGAATTATTTTCATAGCTTTTATAAATTGGAATAAATTGTTCACCAATACTGGAATTTTTCAACTTCTCATATTCTTTATTCATATCAACTTTAGTTTCAGCTTTTGATTTTGTTAGATCCGGTTCACTAAGTACTGAAAAAGTAAAAAGAAATAATAATAATCCTAATTTTTTCATTTGAATTTTATCTCCTTTTTTAGCTTTGTTTTTGTAAGTTAATATAAACCTCATTTTGAGGTTGTTTTTTATAGTCTAACTCTTTTAGCTGTTTTATTTTTTTTGAACTCTCTTTATGTTCATTTTCCATTTTCTTTACAATAACTTTTATATCCGGACGTATACTGTATAGAAGTGTTTTGTCTACGTCTCCTTGAAGAGAGCAAGTTAATTGACTTTGATTGTTAGGAAGTATTTCTAAAAATAGTGATTTTTCAGCACTACCAATTTTGGGAATAACATTATCGATAGAATAAGGATTATCTTGCCAACTATAAGAATGAGATTTGATTTCATAAATTTTAGCATTTGCATTATAAATGTTGGAATTGTATTTTTGCCAATTAATATTCGTTAATGTCTTTTTCACTTCTTCAACGGAATTATCCAAAATAAATCCCCAATAATAGAATTTACCGGATGTAGCGGTCGAAATATTTAAATTTCGATAGCCTGAAACGGTTAAACCATGATATGGATAAACTTTTTTGAATGTGACCTTATTTTCTTCTCCATTTTTTATAGATTCAACTGAAATATAGGTAACATTATCTGAAGTTGTTACATCAACATAGTGATTAAATGAAATTTTATTTTCTGCTAACTTTTTAAAAAACTGTTTATCGCACTGTAAAAAAGCATCAAATACTTGATCTGTTTTTTTTAGATTCATCTCTTGCTGTGCTAATGTGATACATGAAATAAGTAATGCACCGACAAACACAGAAAGTTTTTTTAAAAGCATAATCGTGTCCTTGGACAAATATTTATTAAGAAATTATTATGATATTGTAAAGTACTGTAAATATTGCAGTCAATCTTTACGTTATAAATCTTCAATGAAAACGAGTAAATTTCCATTTTTAAAAGAGATTTTAACTGTATCGGATATTGCTTTATTTCTTAAACTGATTAAACCACCAAAAGTGAGAGTTTGGTTTTCTAAAGGGTACTGAAAACCAGTAATTGTTAAATGGTTGACTTTTGACAATGGAATTAATGAAATCGTATGATTTTTAACATTTTTTATCTGATGTTGATGGTTAGCAAAAAAGAAGCGACCAAAATTATCATAAAACATAAAATCATATTTTTGATAGTACTTCATTGCGACTGAAAGATTACCCAGAAAATGGTCGCTAGCATTCCCTGAAGCGCCATATATTATAAATTGTGTAACGCCTTTGTCTGCTAAAAATAAAATTGCTTTTTCGAAATCAGTATAATTCTGATCTGGCGTTTGGA
This window encodes:
- a CDS encoding surface-adhesin E family protein, whose amino-acid sequence is MKKLGLLLFLFTFSVLSEPDLTKSKAETKVDMNKEYEKLKNSSIGEQFIPIYKSYENNSIGYAFINKSSVKLHPYNKNIRVFDKVINYIPALNHATNDDSHIPYHSEVIEQYANCDNMEIANGKSQYYANYFGDGKLIYSHQAINRWQSTTLGTNQRVFLIIACSLPLINE
- a CDS encoding thiamine diphosphokinase: MTQRKALLFVNGEIPKNFPNDLDNYNHIACTDGAYHNYLSRTAIVPEFIIGDLDSLNKQEKIPHSIKIIQTPDQNYTDFEKAILFLADKGVTQFIIYGASGNASDHFLGNLSVAMKYYQKYDFMFYDNFGRFFFANHQHQIKNVKNHTISLIPLSKVNHLTITGFQYPLENQTLTFGGLISLRNKAISDTVKISFKNGNLLVFIEDL